The sequence below is a genomic window from Cataglyphis hispanica isolate Lineage 1 chromosome 13, ULB_Chis1_1.0, whole genome shotgun sequence.
CTTTTAACATATCTATTTTCGctatttttagcataaaaaaGGGAGATGGGTCCATGGAAATTGTGTGCTCTAGTTACGCAATACATTCTCACTGCTCCAGTTAAGGGTTAAAGATGAATCTACTCTCCATATGCGATAAAGAGTCATTAAAGAAATGACAGGCACAATTATTCTTATACGTTGTGTTTCTCGAATTTATGTTTCTCGTGTGACATAATTCcaaacctctctctctctctctttctcttctgcCATTATCACTGTAACCGTTataatttcagttttattaTCCTGGAAATAGGCATGCAGATTTAGATGACATAAACAGTAGTGAAAGATATTTCATTCCACATTTATGCGCGGCGTTAttgtttgttatatattatgctaCGCACGCTATATGCATACAGGATGATATTTATGACAATTTGCTTTTGTCTTGTCagtaatacatatacaatgttTTTATCAGCAAGCATGTATGCAATACTAGTTTAatctgtttaattaattaaagtgcgAAACTTGAGAATAATGAATTTGAGTGATATGGCAGAAATATTTCCTGAATATCGAGTTCGcatgtaaattataacaacAATGTAATTACTTGTGACAAGTAACTAACAAATTTGACGCGTTAATATTCCttgatatgaattaatttatcgaatttattgtaacaaaagaattatgtcagcgctataaaaatttttctatgcctatatacacaattacatcattatataaatattatataatgagtaTAAGACTAACGTACAATGTGAAGCATCATGATAACATGCAATAATACTTATGCGATGTATAAACAGCTCAATGTGCAAACAAGAAAGTTCGTTATAGACTCTACAACGCGATAGGATGATATGAAAGTTCGACATAATTTAATGTGAAAACATACTTTGCATAGTGTTTGTCagagaaactttttatttgttgatGTTTAACATGCGCAGTTTCATATGTCGAGCGTTATAATTTGCTAATTACGAGACACACGCGGGTGCGTCCTGTATTCGCTAAAATGCCACGACAAATCAATACTCTGGCAAAGCAAAGCATCGCTTTCAATGAAATTTCGCAAACCCGTATAAGATATTTCTACATCAATAAAAAGgattaaactataaaaaatgtcaTCTGCTATCCATTTAAATAGCAGACAGTaattgagataaaaagaaaattaatatatatctcaaatttttctatctatttttgtatacattatttaattaagtattcgagacatattaattttttaaataaaaatttaattaaatataaattttttaatattttttaagaatttaaaatttcatttttatgtgGTCTCTATAATGtggttgaaaaattaataaaattcaaacgtCAATATTAATGATAGCAATATTGGTAGTAATAATTACAGTTTGGAATTAATAGGTATAAAAATAAGTGGTTAtggatatattgattatattgatattattatctctcaaGTATAAGAAATCCTTGAAAAATCCCGTTCTCTCATTTGATCTTTTGACCAAAATCTGTCAAACAATAACGCAATCAGAAGTCTAACGAATTTTTACAATGTCAACATCAATATAAGCTCACGATTTGAATTGGTCGCAATAAAATCGGTTATCGCGTTCCCTAGACATCTCCATATTCTCAATTTATCAaaagtgacatttttttttattcttgttatCGTTCTTTATATCCAATTTTATCCGCGTACGATGTATGTAGCAATTTTGTCTGTGATCGCGTGATTTAAATTGATGTAATAAATGAAAGTtgcaattaatacattaattatcaatcaatttttgttttgtattagttattttcaatattgctcTAATTACGCAGTTATATGCATGTagttgtaatatgatataaattgatgGAATGAAaataacgtaatatataataacgcaaATGATTAAAAggcgtacatacatacatacatacatacatacatacatacatacatacatacatacatacatacatacatacatacatacatacatacatacatacatacatacatacatgcatacatacatacatacatacatacatacatacatacatacatacatacatacatacatacatacatacatacatacatacatacatacatacatacatacatacatacatacatgcatacatacatacatatatatatatatatatatatatatatatatatatatatatatatgcgactccatgttaatttattattcattattttaaatgtaatgaaagataattatataactgaaaaaattttggattaattgttaaatactTCATccgtaaagaaatatatatatattttttatctgcaGAGAAAATTGATTCGTAGATATTCGTTAGATACGCGATTGTCATGAgcaatgaatttttcttttctatcaaGCAATTTCCAGAATAAgccttttcatatattatattaatatttatatttttatatttatatatcgtatttacattgatatttttatatttatttttatatttatatattgtatctacttttatatttttatatttatatattatatttatatttattatttttattcaataattaattttttttctctctctcttgaacgTGTTGGAATATTTAGAACACGCTGTGTTACTTTAAATACATGGATAATCTTTACCATTATATGTGTGAAGAAATGAATTCGGCTTGCTCGTTGCCAGAATCCCGGGAAATAATTCAGGATCCGTTAGCGATGGTTCAAGGGGTTGCCTCCTAGGATATGTATTCTCCCGCGGGAAATAGAATGCGCTCCATCATCGTATCATCCGTTGATTTTGAGAGGATCTTACGGAATCTCTGCTGCTTCCAAGGACTTCTTCAAAAGTTTCATCTCTTGGCTTTACCGATAGACGCTTTGTGACACTGCATGTGCTTCTAGTGCTACCACTTTGTAAGATATACCTTCTTTTTACGTTGAGAAATTTCGCCATCTTCGAAATCCTCTCTTCTAGGATTGAGGATACACCGAGACACTCTATTATTAGGTAGCAAAAATCTctacatttttgtaaaaatttaatatctgccGGCAGGCACAATCGACCTTTACTTGCCAAATTGCAATtcgttctattatttttattaaaatagttcataaataaaaaaaaaatatatatatataatggctCATAAGTGagtgacaatttatttttgaatgaaaatcCGTCTCTCTTCGGATAGAAGCTGTATCAAGCGCATAATAACATATGTTTCACACCTAAAATAGCTTTTAGCTCgcaaagaaaatgtaatttttttaaatcgaaattgACAAGTATTGTTGCCTAAAATCACTTGGTTGTTTAAAATTCccttattattaatgtattacttTATTAGCGATTCAACCCGTTCGTTGTAGAAAGTTTTGCCGAGAGTTTAGACGCGAGTTGAGACGACGTAACGCGTCGGCGACGGTGCATTAAATCACTCCTAAGTATGGAGAGCAGCGCGTGCACAGCTTCCGATCTCTCGCGGAGATGTCTCGCGGAGGAGCGAAGCGCGTATACGTGTATCACAAGCCTCCTTCCTTCCCGCAGGTATTACGCGCGCGGCTTCACCATATTCGCGAGCGCATAGCATCGGCGTTGGTTGGAGGGCTCAGGGCGTAGATTTGTAGCCTGCAACGGGCACGTTCATCCCCTAAGTCTGGCCTCGCCCCCGTTATATATGACCGCCCCGGCCGCTATATACACTTATCGCGCGCATACGTTGGCCAGCCTCAAATCCCATCGTGCTTTTTGAACGTGAAATATGGAGAGGCCCCCGCGAGCAGGAGAGCCGCCGCGAATCCTTCGACGATCCTCTCCTGTATGAGGAGAGCACGGAAGGAAATGTAGTCGCTTCTGCTTCTCCTCCCGTAGATGCCAACTGTGTATATATGATGTACTCTGTACACACGATCAAATCCAGGGGGCTTTTTCCGGGCTTTTGCGACCGATTGCCGCGACACAGAGAAAAATTGTCCGCTACACGCAACGAGACAGGATCTCGCAGGACCTCGCAGAATCTCTGACGAGACTCCTTCTCCGGCGGaagatatagttttttttttttgttaaaatttttcaaacgaaGTTTCTATGCCCGcaaatcgaaaattttttttgctttttgctGTTGTCTGTATAATTTGTCCGTCAAATTTTAGCacactctctctttatttgtttgataaagaatttatatgcgctgtaaagaaattttctacaaaGTCGGAAGAGCGTGTCTGCAAAAAAGCTGTGGACGATGTTTGAAATTTCAGTAAATTTGTTTACAGTGTTATTGATGCACTTTACGTTCAGATTAATGCGGAGAGTCATGTAAATTCGGGGGAGGGAGCGGTAGATGATTGGCGGTATTAAACTCGGTATAATTGCTCGCTCCAGTTTCCAGTAGTCGATCCTTCGACGACTCTGATAGCTGGAGGCGAAAGTTCGCTTATGCCGTACAGAATGTCGTCCTTTTGCGTGCACACAAACGCGGGATCATCATGCGGATAGTCTCCGCCGACGTAAATTCAACGGGTAATTTCCAAAAGGTGGAGGATGAATTAACACCCGAGAGCCCGCTGTATAACCCCCGTGTCGACCTGATGGTGCTCGTTTAGCTTGCAAATGTGGAAGGTGAGACTGACTGACGGAAACGTTTATGCATGTTTCAGAGGGACAGTTATACGCCGCGACGGTGGCCGACTTCTCCGGTGGCGAGCCGCTAATTCACAGGGAGAAAATTCGCACCGAACGCTCGGATCTCAATCAGTTGAACGGTAATTTTGTCAAAgaaatcgaaatttatatgtaaattgtatttgcgattttatatatcaggCTGTCCATTGCCTGGAAAAATTTGGGAAACctgaaattttattgggaattagaaaaaaaaatttttagaaaaacattagaaaaggcatgcattaaaaaaattgattttagaaaGCTGCATCacaaagaaatctttaaaatattctttctactTTGgaattttgatcaaaaatatcTGGAAGATTGGAGAATTTTTTACAAGTCTTGATATAGATaccttatatatatcttctaaaaattctatttaaaaaagtgtcATGTTAGAATAATGTTTTCACAATGTTCGATTTTATAGCTTGAAAGTTGTACGCATAACAAATTGCGAGACGACATTCAAATTTCATCGATATCCGCCGGTTATGCGGAGACATACAAATTCGCtcaatatgtatttttgacgAATAACAGAACATTTTATGCGTTCGCTTTCATGCtaattctgaaatattctATAGAAGAAACTTCAACGTACCGTTTGATTATCGAATCAATACAATCTCATTATTTCAGGTCCCAACTTTGTCAGCTCGTTTGCGTATCAGGATTACGTATTCTTCTTCTATCGCGAGACAGCCGTGGAATACATGAATTGCGGAAAGGTAAGAgttatagtttcttttttttcgcgcattcgatatttttcagcAAGTCTTTCactgtaaattttttactccacttttattatatcatcagaaatatttacgattctaattgagaaaaaaaattgatcaaaattacaagatttatataaaagaataatattatttatattattattaatttcattctatattttacgatatatatgaaacatttttatcaagattgCGGAAAAAATTGATCTCCTCAGcgtaaaaatatcgcgattgCTGTTATGTATTCATGTTATAGGGAATAAGAGGAAAGTACTTTGGAGTTTTTAATATTCGGGTTTCGCTCGATTTGCACGTTTCAGGCGGTCTATTCGCGAGTCGGTAGAGTCTGTCAGCACGATAAGGGCGGGCCACACGCATTTAGCGACAGATGGACGAGTTTTCTGAAAGCGAGACTCAACTGTTCGGTACCGGGCGAGTACCCCTTCTATTTCAACGAAATACGTGAGTATGCATATGCGAGCATATCTTTTCGCGTGCGGCTTCGATCGTGACTACGCTCGAGTAGTTTCAAACGAGGGCTCTCTCGCGCCGCTTCTAAAAGGGCTCGTAAAAGAGGCCTCTTCGCTTCTACGCCCCGTTAGTCGCTACTTAGTACACATATATTGCGCTCTTCTGCCTTTCAAGTTTTCTACGATTTCTCCTCCATACGTACCCTCGCAATGCGCTCGATGAAATGCCGTAAGAAGGAGGGAAATGCAACTTAACTAGTTGCgcgtttgaaaaaatttcaagaaggAACGACTAATGGCTGAccgatttttaatttctgccAATGCACTCACTATTGTATTAAAACTCGAAAAACAATGGAAAAAATCCTGGAAAATCTCTGTATCCAAAACTAAACAAATCGCAAAcacgaatattaaaaaatgaattatgacattttttattgcgttaCATTGCCTGCCTGgcgatgcaataaaaataatactacgCTGTAACAATACTCTtgcatttctaatatttatatacatttacatgtagcattttatattaacgtaCAACAGAAAGAGTTGTAGCTTGCTGTTTgcaaatacacatataaatattaaagatgcaTTGTTACGGCGTGGcattatattctcttataataACAGAGACATAACATTGCACTATAACAAAAGGTACCGATAtatctctaatatttatatctctacgATATTTCTCGCGTTTAtccgattttatatatacagatatagcGCAATTAGATAAGTTAGCTCCAACTACCAACGAAATGGACTAATCTCGAGTGCGAGGCACAATAGCAGTGGCACCATCGCGGCTAAGAGTCGAGAGGATGAACAAGATGGTGCGGAGGACTGTTCTCGAATAGAATATTGTCGCTGTGTATCGAATTGAAATTTCTATGCTTACTAAAGTTGGCGCGCCTCCAAACGGCGAGAATACTTGATGAGAAGCATCGCGAAATCAACTTCCGCTTATTGCTTCAATTTTGCATCTAATGATGAGAATAACTCTCAATGACATACTTGCAAATACATTGATACATCTTCGCTTGAGCATCATGCGTAGTAGTAGATGCAATGCCGATAAGTTTATTGGAATCTTTCGATGAACGTATCTTATTGTCAAATCGATTTGCTGGTAATCGCAAAATgattcgattttaattttaaaatttaaatatttgatttaaatagttaaattaatttaaattgatttaaagagtaaaattaaaatttaaattgttgatTTATAAGTAAAAGGAATAGCATAAAATGACCGACAGACTCAGCATCTTTCTGAgttgtgtataattaatttcagtaAATTACAGATAATATCCATCTCGACAAACTGACCGCATTCAAAGCGCGATTTATTTGGAATAtccaaaaaaaagatattttgttttgcattttgtttTTGTCATTTTCCCATATATGTTAGGAATTCTATAGTAACATTtgtgaaaaacatttaaaaattaaataacgcgGAGTACATGTGCAGTCTGTCTCtctataattatctttcaaaaaatatttcaacatctcggtcaaaataatatttaaataatagctagaatatgatgaatatatgtgtgcgtgcgtgcgtgcgtgcgtgcgtgcgtgcgtgcgtgtgtgtgtgtgtgtgtatttcttaacaatttaattgcaacatttatataattgccacattttatataatcaatatcacTTGTCAAGaatcatcaaatttaatatatacaatcagctaatatataatatataaaataatatatagtattattttgttcgattttatttcatgtttaatacatttttacatttaaaattctataatattgtttagCTGTAATTTCTaacactttaattttataactagcatttttctttttgtcaaaATCGTATTAAAACATGTAGAGATACCTTCTAAAATTTGGATGTATtcaatgtatgaaaaaaattaatgaaaatttaagattgaaactgattaatgtattaatagtgtataaatagaaataatagaatttcttgaaatttggAATGAATGCAAAGGTCCTTGATCTGTTGCCACATCAATATTCGATCAACGTTTCTATCTTCAGGCACATCCGGctgtaaaataatcattcaTCTTGCATTTTGCAccataaaatagataatagtGCGAAagagatctttctctctttttttccgtgccgatatttcgaaaaataatttactagaATTTTCAATGTTTCATATTCCGcgaatataatgattaaatagcTTTTCGATCAAAACAgtgaaattgttattaaatcttGACTTACTTAAGCCCTCTTACCTAAGACCTAAATCCAATgagtatttttcatataatttgaaatcttctttttattcttcggAAGCTCATATTGAACAACGttgaatttgttaatttagcatttattattcgatttaattttccagacgaaacatttttttgattaatgaaCGTTTATAATACTTACAATTCATCAGCTCCACAGGTGAACATACATacctcaaatattttttttgtctccaGAATCAACGAGCGATGTTACGGACGGTCGATATGCGGGCAAATCTGCGCGTCTGGTGTACGGGGTTTTCACGACTCCGGTGAACTCTATCGGAGGCTCGGCTGTATGCGCCTTCTCCATGGACAACATTCTCGAGGTCTTCCAGAGTGCTTTCAAGGAACAGGAGACTATAAACAGCAATTGGCTGCGAGTACTTCCGGAAAAAGTACCTGAGCCGAGACCTGGTGCCTGTGTTAATGACTCTAGGACGCTTCCGGACATCACCGTCAACTTCGTCAAAGCTCATCCTCTCATGGACGATGCGGTGCAATCCTACTTTTCATTACCTGTGATAACTAAAACCAGTTTTAAGTGAGTGATTTTATcccaattaatattgatttttttagaatatgcgtaccatatgaaaaaatgtgaaaattttttctgtatagatttttttgtaacaaagatttttttatcaaagattaattttatgacgattatattatatctctttttaataatatatttttatagcgcaatatattttttaatatgggCTATTTTCATGTTTGCAGTTACAGATTTACCAAAGTCGTTGTAGATCCTCAAGTAAAAGCATTGGATGGCAAAGCTTATGATATGCTTTACATCGGAACAGgtacgattatttatttattattttatttgtaattatatattgattatttattatgtttatatataattatgcattattatatctatatatatatatatatatatatatatatatatatatatatatatataataacgcttaagttattatatattataataacgattaatattatatatatacattaacgattaataagttattatatattataataatgattattatatatatatatatatatatatatatatatatatatatatatatttctacaaaattaacaaaataaactgGTTGCATACAGATGACGGCCGTGTTCTGAAGGCACTCAACACACGCGCACCCGAGACACGTGACAGTGTTGGCCAAGTTATTGTCAGCGATGTCCAGGTATTAAAATTCGGTAagtaaatttatcatataatcgtTATAGTGGTGTGTTTATCATATGTACGactagaaaagaaattatttaatatgtacaatgtcattattttttatatatacgcacattTATTGTGAAACGTGCAATTCCCTTTTTTACAGGCCAAGCAGTCAAGGACCTTGTGGTAGTTCATTTAGCCGGCGAAGCGAGTAAATTGGTAGTGTTCGCGGATTCTGAGATTCGCGCGGTTCCCTTGCATCATTGCGACTCGCCTGCAGCGGCTACCTGCAGATCTTGCGTCGCTTTGCAGGATCCCCATTGCGCTTGGGACGCAATTGGGAATCTCTGCGTCGCGGTGCCGACGAAACTTCACGATAGCGACACTAGCAAAACGCTATTTCAAGATATCCCGACCGGGAGACACAGAAGCTGCGGATATGAGCAAGGTACGTCCGGTGTATAGATTACATTAGTATGATATTAAAACATCCGTGTTCTATTTTCAGGAATCGGTCAATTATGCGACGGCACATGCCTTCGTCGCttgcttaataattttatccgaTAATTTTATACGACCTGATTGtctgtttcattttttactcttttttttttgcaacatgaCGACGTGTATCAGAGAGAAAAGTTATATGagataatttgcaaatatgatatcaaatatcaTCTGAACTTTTGAAATTAGAACATTTCTACTTCGAACTGTTTGAATATTACGAGCACGCAATTTATTCGAGCTTATTTCTGATTTTCCTATTTTGAATAAACAGCAGAATCATGTTTACGCTGAAGCCTGCATTCATAAATCTTCACTATGAATTTAACATACGtagagatttaaaaagaaatttgaaatttttgataagtttTCTGCGCATTTTTCGACGCGTCATAGTTCTTTCAAACACCTATTTTCCTAGTGCAaacataatcaaatttatttgcttgTATACATTACTCGCttcgttattatttcttattttgaaaagaaaaaatcaggggagattaaaatataaaataaaaaaattaaataggaCGTTTGAAAAGATTGCTTTCTtgcaatttacaaaattttttctcttaaatctTCCATTCTCATACCAAGTGTGTTTATTTTAGTTacgtttctataaattatttttatttcttctctcattttcttctttctcacaaatctatgaatataaaatattttatattttatattaaatgctttttttattttaatttaatcttaaaaataagaaatagcataactaatataaataa
It includes:
- the LOC126854142 gene encoding semaphorin-1A-like isoform X1, yielding MSASLQILALITLAGQNVAWPQDPIPRLHIKHREVIGQRFLGNESHVEHFKLLERAATSILIGARNAIYNISLHDLTEIVDQKLQWSSTEAHRQLCYLKGRSDDECQNYVRVFGRQGPDRFLVCGTNAYKPLCRQFTIKDGAYVKKSDMDGLGLCPYDPRHNSTAVFAEGQLYAATVADFSGGEPLIHREKIRTERSDLNQLNGPNFVSSFAYQDYVFFFYRETAVEYMNCGKAVYSRVGRVCQHDKGGPHAFSDRWTSFLKARLNCSVPGEYPFYFNEIQSTSDVTDGRYAGKSARLVYGVFTTPVNSIGGSAVCAFSMDNILEVFQSAFKEQETINSNWLRVLPEKVPEPRPGACVNDSRTLPDITVNFVKAHPLMDDAVQSYFSLPVITKTSFNYRFTKVVVDPQVKALDGKAYDMLYIGTDDGRVLKALNTRAPETRDSVGQVIVSDVQVLKFGQAVKDLVVVHLAGEASKLVVFADSEIRAVPLHHCDSPAAATCRSCVALQDPHCAWDAIGNLCVAVPTKLHDSDTSKTLFQDIPTGRHRSCGYEQEMTKPVLPAVAPEIGRDEQPDERDNEIVIELDRENQYGRTQPRANEPQGVTVTPVVYSAQTLTGALIGTCFCSLVAGFAFGFWFSQRLRGSSYPEPSEQRQQLNRLTESSESPGFNNKSINLVLNVPPKNPNGKNANSSAENKPVQKVKKTYI
- the LOC126854142 gene encoding semaphorin-1A-like isoform X2: MSASLQILALITLAGQNVAWPQDPIPRLHIKHREVIGQRFLGNESHVEHFKLLERAATSILIGARNAIYNISLHDLTEIVDQKLQWSSTEAHRQLCYLKGRSDDECQNYVRVFGRQGPDRFLVCGTNAYKPLCRQFTIKDGAYVKKSDMDGLGLCPYDPRHNSTAVFAEGQLYAATVADFSGGEPLIHREKIRTERSDLNQLNGPNFVSSFAYQDYVFFFYRETAVEYMNCGKAVYSRVGRVCQHDKGGPHAFSDRWTSFLKARLNCSVPGEYPFYFNEIQSTSDVTDGRYAGKSARLVYGVFTTPVNSIGGSAVCAFSMDNILEVFQSAFKEQETINSNWLRVLPEKVPEPRPGACVNDSRTLPDITVNFVKAHPLMDDAVQSYFSLPVITKTSFNYRFTKVVVDPQVKALDGKAYDMLYIGTDDGRVLKALNTRAPETRDSVGQVIVSDVQVLKFGQAVKDLVVVHLAGEASKLVVFADSEIRAVPLHHCDSPAAATCRSCVALQDPHCAWDAIGNLCVAVPTKLHDSDTSKTLFQDIPTGRHRSCGYEQGVTVTPVVYSAQTLTGALIGTCFCSLVAGFAFGFWFSQRLRGSSYPEPSEQRQQLNRLTESSESPGFNNKSINLVLNVPPKNPNGKNANSSAENKPVQKVKKTYI